The Thermoleophilaceae bacterium DNA segment GCGAGCGGCTGTACGCGTACCGGCTGGGCATCTTCGACCTGCACTGGCTCCACCGCGGCGGCGAGCTGTTCGTGGCGTCCGAGCGGATCACCGGCGAGCCCTGGCACACCGTCGGCCAGGACGTCCTGCTCGTGGCTGACCCCGCCGACATCGAGGAGCCCCACGCCGAGCGGCTCGCCGGGGACGAGCTGCTCGCGCGCGCCGACATCCGGGAGTTCGCCGAGGGCGCGGAGCTGCGGGGACTGGAGCGCGGCCAGTTCGCGGCGGCGCGCGCGACGCGACTGGCGAGCCGCGAGTGAGCCGAAAGCTCCTGCTGCTCGTGAACCCGGCGGCGGCCGGGGGCAGGTCGCTCGGCTCGCTCGCGGAAGCCCGCGAAGCGCTCGTGGCCGCGGGCGCGGAGCACCGCGTCGTGCAGACGCGGGGGCTGGACCACGCCCGCGACCTGGCCGGCGAGGCGGCGGCCAGCGGCGAGGCGATCGTGGCGGTGGGCGGTGACGGCATGGTGGGCGCCCTCGCCGGCGTCCTGCGGGACGCGCCCGTGCCGCTCGGGATCGTGCCAAGCGGGCGCGGCAACGACTTCGCCCGCGTGCTCGGGATTCCGTCCGCACCGGCCGCGGCGGCGCGCCTCCTGCTCGATGGCCCCGAGCGGCTGGTGGACGTGGCCGAGGCGGGCGGGCACCCGTTCGTGGGCATCGCCAGCGTGGGCTTCGACTCCGACGCCAACCGGATCGCAAACGAGACCAAGCGCATCCGCGGCAACCTCGTCTACGTCGTGGCCGCGTTGCGGGCGCTCGCCGCGTGGCAGCCCGCCACGTTCTCCGTGACGGTTGACGGCGAGCGCACCGAGGTCACCGGCTACTCGGTGGCGATCGGCAACTCGAAGGCCTACGGCGGCGGCATGTTCCTCATCCCCCACGCCGAGGTGGACGACGGGCGCCTCGACGTGCTCCTGAGCGGCGAGACGTCCAAGCTCAGCTTTCTCAAGGGCCTCCCGAAGGTGTTCAAGGGCACGCACACCGACGACCCGTCCGTGTCCTTCCTCTCCGGCCGCGAGGTGGAGGTGGACGCCGACCGGCCCTTCACCGTGTACGCGGACGGGGACCCCATCGGGGAGCTCCCCATGAAGTTCACCCTGCGCGAGCGCTGCCTGCGCGTCATCGTCCCCCCCTCCTGATGCTCGCGCTCGCCACCGCGCTCGCCCGGCTGCTCCGGGTCGCAACGCGCCGCCTCGGCCGCGGCGGCACCACGCTGCCCGGCCGGGTGCTGCTGCGAGTGGAGCCGAAGGCCATCGCTCGCCTGGGTCGCGGGCTCGGGGCCGGCTCGGTGCTCGTGTCCGCCACCAACGGCAAGACCACGACCAGCGGGATGATCGCCGGCATCCTCGAACGGGCCGGACAGCCTGTGGTGCACAACCGCGCGGGCTCCAACATGGCCTGGGGCGTGGCCACCGCGCTGCTCGACGCGGGCCGGCGCGACGGCGAGCTCGGGCTGTTCGAGGTGGACGAGGCCTGGCTGCCGGAGGTGGCCGGGGCGCTGGAGCCGCGCGCGTTCCTGCTCGCGAACCTGTTCCGCGACCAGCTCGACCGCTACGGGGAGCTCGAGCTGCTCGCCGACCGCTGGGCCGAGGTGGTGGCCGGCCATCCCGCGACGCTCGTGCTGAATGCCGACGACCCGCTGATCGCCGACCTCGGCCGCGACCGCGAGGGCGTCGTGTACTTCGGCGTGGACGACGACTCCCAGGCCCTGCCCGAGCTTCAGCACGCCGCAGACTCCAAGCACTGCCGCCGCTGCGGCGCGCCCTACGTCTACGAGGCGGTCTACCTGGGCCATCTCGGCCGCTATCGCTGCCCCGGCTGCGGGCGCGAGCGACCGCAGCCTCAGGTCACCGCGCGGCGGGTGCGCCTGCACGGCATGAGCGGCTCGGATGTCGAGCTCGCCACCCCGGAGGGAGAGGTGTCGCTGCAACTGCCGCTCCCGGGCCTCTACAACGTCTACAACGCCGTGGCCGCGGCCGCCACCGCGCTGGAGCTGGGCGCCTCGCTCGAGCACGTGCGGGCGGGGCTGGAGGGCGCCGCGGCCGCCTTCGGCCGGGTGGAGACGATCCCCGTGGACGGGCGCGACGTGTCGATCCTGCTCGTCAAGAACCCGGCGGGCGCCAACGAGGTCCTGCGCACGCTGACGCTCGAGGACGGCCGGCTCGACCTCTGGCTGGCCCTCAACGACCGGATCGCCGACGGTCGCGACGTCTCCTGGATCTGGGATGCGGACTTCGAGCTGCTGGCGGGACGCGTGGGCCGGGTCACCTGCTCGGGCACGCGCGCCGAGGAGATGGCGCTGCGGCTGAAGTACGCGGGCATCGAGGCACAGCCGGCCGTGGACCGCGACCTGGGCCGCTCGCTCGATGCCGCGGTCGCCGCCGGCGACGGCCCTCTGTACGCGCTCCCCACCTACACCGCGCTCATCGACCTGCGCGACCTGCTGGCGGACCGGGGACTGGCGGAGCGGTGGTCGGGATGACCGACGACGCCGTCATCTGGCACGACGTCGAGTGCGCCGCCTACCACGCCGATCTCGGCCTCTGGCACGAGCTCGCCTCCGCCGCGTCCGGCCCCGTGCTCGACATCGGCTGCGGCACGGGGCGGGTGGCGCTCGACCTCGCCGCGCGGGGCCACGACCTGACAGGCGTGGACTCGGAGCCCGCGCTGGTCGCGGAGCTCTCAACCCGCGCCCGGGCGCGGGCGCTGCGGGTCCGCGCGCACGCCCTCGACGCCCGCGTGCTCGAGTTGGGCCGCACGTTCGCGCTCGCCATCGCCCCGATGCAGGTCGCGCAGCTGCTCGGCGGGCCCGAGGGGCGTGCCGCCATGCTCGCCGCCGTCCGCCGCCACCTGCCGCTCGGCGGCCGCCTGGCCGCGGCGCTGGCCGACCCCTTCGAGGGGCTGGCGATCGACTGTGTGCTTCCCCCGCTCCCCGACGTGCGCGAGGCCGGCGGGTGGGTCTACCAGTCCACCCCGATCACGGTGCGCGACGAGCCCGGCGGTGCGCTGGCGATCGATCGCCTGCGCGAGGCGGTGTCGCCCGACGGCCGGCACAGCGACAGCGTGGCCACCATCCGTCTCGACCGCGTCGACGCGCCCACGCTCGAGCGGGAGGCATCCGAGCACGGGTTCCGGGTGCTGCCCGCCCGCCGCGTTCCGGAGACCGAGGCCTACGTGGGCAGCACCGTCGTGATGCTGGAGGCCGCATGACGACGCTCCGCGTCTGCGCCCTCTATCCGGACCTGATGAACATCTACGCCGACCGCGGCAACATCGCGATCCTGCGCGCGCGCTGCGGATGGCGGGGGATCGGCTTCGAGCTCGCGTCGTCCGGCATGGGCGAGGAGATTGACCCCGGCGCGCACGACCTCTTCTACATGGGCGGCGGCCAGGACCGCGACCAGATGATGGTGGCCCGCGACATGGTGGCCACCAAGCGCGGCGCCCTCCACTCCGCCGCGGACCGGGGCGCGGTCGTGCTCGCCGTCTGCGGCGGATACCAGCTGCTGGGCTCGAGCTACCAGCTCGGGAACGAGGAGCTCCCGGGCGTGGAGCTCGTGGACCTGCGCACTGTGCGCGAGGCCGGACCCCGGCTCATCGGCAACTGCGCCATCGAGGCGGACCTGGGCGATGGGCCGCGCGTGATCGCCGGATTCGAGAACCACGGCGGTCGCACCCATCTCGGCCCGGCCGCCGAGCCACTCGGGCGTGTGCTGGCCGGCCACGGCAACAACGGCCGGGACGGCTTCGAGGGCGTCCGGCGCGCCAACGTGATCGGCACATACCTCCACGGACCGCTGCTGCCCAAGAACGCCTGGCTCGCCGACCGGCTCGTCGAGCTCGCGCTGGGCGTCGAGCTCGACCCGCTGCCGGACGACGACGCGGAGGAGGCGGCCCACCGCTCAGCGCGGCGGGCCGCCGGCCTCGGCTAGCGGATGTAGATCGAACGCGACTGCAGGACGTCGTACGACCGCCGCTTCGTGCCGTCGGCGTTCAGGATGCCGGAGTCGAAGCGATCGTTGGCGTTCGGCCGCCAGTTGTAGACATACACCTGGCGGACGCGCTCCCGGAAGCGGCTCGCGAGGCTGAACATGAACCGCAGCCGATCCGCCGCGCGGCTCTCGCTCTTCGGGAACGGCACGTCGCCGCCGCTGGTCTCGAAGCGGACGATCCCGCCCGTCTCCGTGAGCCAGACCTCGAAGCCGCGGGCGGCGCGGTTGCGGCGCGCACCGTCCTCCAGCTCGCCGATCAGCCCGCGCACCCCGGCCGTGCCCTCACGATTCACGTCGTCGTAGTTGTGCAGGCCGAAGATCCGCGGGCGGCCCTCGGCGAAGCGGAGGAAGTCCTCCACGTAGTCGCGCATGTTGTTCTGGTCGAGCACGTCCAGGGCCACGATCTCGCAGTCGCGGCAGACGTCGAGCCAGGCGCCGTAGTACTGAGCGGCGCGCCGCGGGTTCCTCGCGATCGGCTGCGACTGGTGGTTGGCCTCGTTCCACGGGGCCACCATCTCGACCCACGGGTACTTCGCGTGGAAGCGCTCCATGGCCGCCTTGTACGCGCTCACGCTCGGCGCGCGGCAGTCCTCGTTCTCCAGGCAGCTCTGGCCGTCACCGTGGTTGAACGTGACGAACGGCTCGACGCCGGCGTTGCGGGCGTTCTGGAGCCACTGGTCCAGCGCGACCGGGTTCGTGTCGATCGAGTCCCACGGCGTCACCAGACGGGCACGGCGCACGCCGAGGTCACGGAACAGCGCGGTGCCGAAGATGTCGGCCTTCGAGTCTCCGACGCCGACTGCGGGGCGGCGCTCCTCGACGGGCACCTCCTCGTAGCGGTCGCCGACGCGGGCGATCAGCAGCTCGCAGTCGTCGTCCACCTTGTCGTCGCCGTCGGCACGGACGGTGTCGTCGCCGTCCCCGCACTCGATCTCGTCCACCTGGCCGTCGGCCGCGACGATGTTGTCGTCACCATCGCCGCCCCAGATGCGGTCCTGGCCGAGGCCACCCTCGATGCGATCGTCGCCGGCATCGCCGAAGAGCTGGTCGCGGCCGGACGCGCCGGTGATGCCGTCGTCGCCGCCGCCGCCGCGGATGACGTCCTCGTCGGCTCCGCCGTTCAGGGAGTCGCCGTCCGGACCGCCGGTGATGACGTCGTTGCCGAAGGCACCGTTGATGACGTTGGAGCCGCCCTGGCCGTCGAGCGCGTCGGCGCCCGGGCCGCCCTCCATGAAGTCACGGGCGTCGCCGCCGAGCAGCGTGTCGTCGGCGATGGAGCCGTCGATGGCGTCGACGGCCGCGCCGCCCTGCAGCGTGTCGGCCTCGAGCGTGCCGGCGAGGGTGTTCAGCCCCGAGAGGTCGGACGCCGGATCCTGGCCGGTGTCCGGGTCCTTGCCGAAGCGCCCCTCGCGCCGGATCACGATCTCGCAGTCGCGGGCCACGTCGTCGCCGCCGTCGGCGCGCACGACGTCGCGCCCGGGGCCGCAGCGCACCACATCGGGCTGGCCGTCGATGGAGACGATGTTGTCGTTGCCCGGGCCGCCCTCGATCAGGTCCTGGCCGAGACCGCCGTCGATGCGGTCGTTCCCCTCGCCGCCGAAGAGGTGATCACGGCCGGACGCTCCGCTGATGCCGTCGTCGCCGCCGCCGCCGAAGATGCGGTCGTCGTCGGCGCCGCCGTTCAGCGAGTCCACCTGGTCGCCGCCCTTGATGAGGTCGTTGCCCGATCCGCCGTCGATGATGTTCGACCCGCTCTCCCCGTCGAGCGAGTCGTTGCCGGCGTCGCCGGTGATGAAGTCGCGGTCGTTGCCGCCGCGAATGTCGTCGTCACCCGGCCCGCCGCTGATCGTGTCCACGCCTGCACCGCCGTCGAGGCGGTCGTCGCCGCCGCGGCCGGCGATCTGGTCGTCGCCGTCGAGACCGGCGATCAGGTCGTTGCCGTCGCCGCCCTGAAGGCTGTCGTTGCCCGCGGTCTGTGCAAGGGCCACGGCCGTGATCGACATCGTGAGCGCGATGAGCGCAAGGAAGAATGTGACTCTGCGAGACATGGTCTCCTGGGGAAGATCGGGAACGGACCAGCGAGGGGCTGGAGCGGAACACTCCACCCAAACGCGTCCTCAAACACACGAACGGGTTACATGATGCGGTGCCGAGCGCGGTAGGTTCCGCGCGTGCCCGGCATGTTCGTCACCGGCGGCTCCGGTTTCATTGGCGGAGCGCTCATCCGGAGACTCGTCTCCGCCGGCCACCGTGTACCCGCCCTGGCGCGTTCCGACACCTCGGCGGCGCGGGTGGCGGAACTGGGCGCCGAGCCCGTGCGCGGCGACCTCGACGACACCGATGCCATGCGCCGGGGAGCGGACGGCTGCGAGACGGCGTTCCACGCCGCGGCCGCCCTGGGCGAGTGGGGCCGGCGAGAGGACTTCGAGCGCGGCAACGTGCTCGGCACGCGCAACGCGCTCGAGGGATGCGCCGCCGCCGGCGTCCGTCGCTTCGTGCACGTGGGCACCGAGGCGGCGCTGCTGGCGGGGCAGCCGCTGGTGCAGGTGAACGAGGACGCGCCGCTGCGCCCGGACTCCTCAGCGCTCTACTCGTCCACGAAGGCGGAGGCCGAGCAGGCGGTGCGCGACGCCAGCCGCGACGGCTTCGAGACCGTGGTCGTCCGCCCGCGGCTGGTGTGGGGCCCCGGCGACACCACCATCCTGCCCTCGCTCGCCGAGGCCGTGCGCGGCGGGCGCTTCGCCTGGATCGGCGGCGGGCGCCACCTGACGGCCACGACGCATGTGGACAACGTGGTGGAGGGCCTGCTGCTGGCTGCCGAGCGCGGTCGCGCCGGAGCCGCCTACTTCGTGACGGACGGGGAGCCCGTCGCCTTCCGCGACTTCGTGACGGATCTCCTCGCCACCGCGGGAGTCGAGGCGCCCGCGCGAAACGCTCCGAAGCCCGTGGTTCGCGCCGTTGCCGCGGCGGGCGAGACGCTGTGGCGCGTGCTGCCGCTGCGCGGCGCCCCGCCCCTCACCCGGCTGGCCTACTGGCTGGCCGCGCTGGAGACCACCATCGACATCTCCCGGGCCCGCGAGGAGCTGGGCTACGCGCCGGTGAAGACCCGCGAGGAAGGGCTGGCGGAGCTCCGGGCGGCGGCGTGAGACGCCGGCCCGCTCAGCGGCCGCTGGAGCCGAAGCCGCCGGCGCCGCGCGCGGTTTCTTCGAGCGAAACGACCTCGACGACCTCGGGCGCCTCCACCCGCGCGATCACGAGCTGGGCGATGCGGTCGCCCGGCTCGATCTCGAATGGCTCGGCACGGTCGGTGTTGAGCAGCAGCACGCGCACCTCGCCCCTATAGCCCGCGTCGATCAGCCCGGGCGCGTTGACCAGCGCGATGCCGTGGCGCAGCGCCAGGCCGGAGCGGGGCAGCACGAGCCCCGCGTGCCCGTCCGCGATGGCCACGGCGATGCCGGTGCCCACAGACGCGCGCTCGCCCGGGCCGAGGGTGGCGGTCTCAGCCGCGAAGAGGTCGTAGCCGGCGTCGCCGTCGTGGGCGCGCAGCGGCGGGCTGGCCGCCTCGGACAGGCGGCTGAAGCGCAGCGTCACTCGCGCGGGCGGCCGTTGGCGCCGTTGACGGAGAAGCGCTCGAAGCGGGACGCGGCGCCCGCGGGCACAAGCGCGCGGACGCGTACGCCCTGGGCGGTGTCCTCGCGCTCCATCTCTCCGGCGAGGTCGTGCAGCTCGGACAGGCTGCCGCCGTCCTCGTAGGGCACGAGCAGGTCCAGGGGCCGGAGCGTGCGCAGGAAGCGAGCCTCGACGACTTCGCGCACGTCGTCGAGCCCCTCCCCGGTCTCGGCCGACACCTGCACGGCGCCGGGGTGGCGGAAGGACAGCGCGCGGCGCGTCTCGGCGTCGAGAAGGTCCACCTTGTTGAGCGCGAGCACCCGCGGCCGCTCGGCGGCGCCGATCTCGTGCAGCACGTCGTCCACCGCCGACAGCATCTCGGAGAGCTCCTCCTCGGCCACCGACGCGTC contains these protein-coding regions:
- a CDS encoding diacylglycerol kinase family protein, with translation MSRKLLLLVNPAAAGGRSLGSLAEAREALVAAGAEHRVVQTRGLDHARDLAGEAAASGEAIVAVGGDGMVGALAGVLRDAPVPLGIVPSGRGNDFARVLGIPSAPAAAARLLLDGPERLVDVAEAGGHPFVGIASVGFDSDANRIANETKRIRGNLVYVVAALRALAAWQPATFSVTVDGERTEVTGYSVAIGNSKAYGGGMFLIPHAEVDDGRLDVLLSGETSKLSFLKGLPKVFKGTHTDDPSVSFLSGREVEVDADRPFTVYADGDPIGELPMKFTLRERCLRVIVPPS
- a CDS encoding MurT ligase domain-containing protein, yielding MLALATALARLLRVATRRLGRGGTTLPGRVLLRVEPKAIARLGRGLGAGSVLVSATNGKTTTSGMIAGILERAGQPVVHNRAGSNMAWGVATALLDAGRRDGELGLFEVDEAWLPEVAGALEPRAFLLANLFRDQLDRYGELELLADRWAEVVAGHPATLVLNADDPLIADLGRDREGVVYFGVDDDSQALPELQHAADSKHCRRCGAPYVYEAVYLGHLGRYRCPGCGRERPQPQVTARRVRLHGMSGSDVELATPEGEVSLQLPLPGLYNVYNAVAAAATALELGASLEHVRAGLEGAAAAFGRVETIPVDGRDVSILLVKNPAGANEVLRTLTLEDGRLDLWLALNDRIADGRDVSWIWDADFELLAGRVGRVTCSGTRAEEMALRLKYAGIEAQPAVDRDLGRSLDAAVAAGDGPLYALPTYTALIDLRDLLADRGLAERWSG
- a CDS encoding methyltransferase domain-containing protein; its protein translation is MTDDAVIWHDVECAAYHADLGLWHELASAASGPVLDIGCGTGRVALDLAARGHDLTGVDSEPALVAELSTRARARALRVRAHALDARVLELGRTFALAIAPMQVAQLLGGPEGRAAMLAAVRRHLPLGGRLAAALADPFEGLAIDCVLPPLPDVREAGGWVYQSTPITVRDEPGGALAIDRLREAVSPDGRHSDSVATIRLDRVDAPTLEREASEHGFRVLPARRVPETEAYVGSTVVMLEAA
- a CDS encoding calcium-binding protein, whose product is MSRRVTFFLALIALTMSITAVALAQTAGNDSLQGGDGNDLIAGLDGDDQIAGRGGDDRLDGGAGVDTISGGPGDDDIRGGNDRDFITGDAGNDSLDGESGSNIIDGGSGNDLIKGGDQVDSLNGGADDDRIFGGGGDDGISGASGRDHLFGGEGNDRIDGGLGQDLIEGGPGNDNIVSIDGQPDVVRCGPGRDVVRADGGDDVARDCEIVIRREGRFGKDPDTGQDPASDLSGLNTLAGTLEADTLQGGAAVDAIDGSIADDTLLGGDARDFMEGGPGADALDGQGGSNVINGAFGNDVITGGPDGDSLNGGADEDVIRGGGGDDGITGASGRDQLFGDAGDDRIEGGLGQDRIWGGDGDDNIVAADGQVDEIECGDGDDTVRADGDDKVDDDCELLIARVGDRYEEVPVEERRPAVGVGDSKADIFGTALFRDLGVRRARLVTPWDSIDTNPVALDQWLQNARNAGVEPFVTFNHGDGQSCLENEDCRAPSVSAYKAAMERFHAKYPWVEMVAPWNEANHQSQPIARNPRRAAQYYGAWLDVCRDCEIVALDVLDQNNMRDYVEDFLRFAEGRPRIFGLHNYDDVNREGTAGVRGLIGELEDGARRNRAARGFEVWLTETGGIVRFETSGGDVPFPKSESRAADRLRFMFSLASRFRERVRQVYVYNWRPNANDRFDSGILNADGTKRRSYDVLQSRSIYIR
- a CDS encoding NAD-dependent epimerase/dehydratase family protein translates to MFVTGGSGFIGGALIRRLVSAGHRVPALARSDTSAARVAELGAEPVRGDLDDTDAMRRGADGCETAFHAAAALGEWGRREDFERGNVLGTRNALEGCAAAGVRRFVHVGTEAALLAGQPLVQVNEDAPLRPDSSALYSSTKAEAEQAVRDASRDGFETVVVRPRLVWGPGDTTILPSLAEAVRGGRFAWIGGGRHLTATTHVDNVVEGLLLAAERGRAGAAYFVTDGEPVAFRDFVTDLLATAGVEAPARNAPKPVVRAVAAAGETLWRVLPLRGAPPLTRLAYWLAALETTIDISRAREELGYAPVKTREEGLAELRAAA
- the dut gene encoding dUTP diphosphatase, with the protein product MTLRFSRLSEAASPPLRAHDGDAGYDLFAAETATLGPGERASVGTGIAVAIADGHAGLVLPRSGLALRHGIALVNAPGLIDAGYRGEVRVLLLNTDRAEPFEIEPGDRIAQLVIARVEAPEVVEVVSLEETARGAGGFGSSGR